A segment of the Lolium perenne isolate Kyuss_39 chromosome 3, Kyuss_2.0, whole genome shotgun sequence genome:
TTGTACTGGCAGATCTTTGGATGTCTTCGGCGGCCGATCTTAATcgcgtagattggatcttactataCTTTCAGCTTGAATTCTCCGCGTGCCCTCGTGACGATGGCGAGGTTGATGCAGCCGATGAAATCGAACGCGGCACCGGCAGATGCGATCTGGTTGTAGATGATGACGAAGGATCTcgcccggataacgaaatccGATCATCGctcgattcccacagacggcgccaattgacgagggatcacctcggcaatgcctacgtattgtagactagggtttcgggagagagcgacgatggagattccgggagcgagattaggcacacgacgtacccagcttcgggtcccctcggtggaggatccctacgtgctgctagcaatccagtatatgatcatagttgtgtttacagggtgccgccgtaggcggagatATGTTGTCTATTTcctgtctatctgttgtcctccctatttcgggtgccctgcctagctttatatatgcaaccagcctagggttttacaagagtcctagtcgactacttcttcgggttaccttgttgggccttctccatatttagtcttctccatattggcccgagccaggtataccaataatgggtacccgaagggtatgcccatgtcaccgggacatgcggtatggccgtacaaatggatccctagggcggggaccctgcagatctacccctatagctttttccgtgcgagggtttaccagtggattttttatttgctttgcttttgtttaggacatatgcacatggaaaccataggtttggaatgaaataggccccggatgagccgtagcaggagtttccacatacagatcctggattttaccaagtgcgggcccatgtatgcggaaatcgtcaacgcccggtacatgcaaggttagacaaaccttacatcacacttgtacacatatgttagggacaaatgcaagttttcaagcgattccgacgctccggtgatctgtatcttgggaaaccctagggcggggaccctgcagatctacccctatagctttctccgtgcgagggtttaccaatggattttttatttgctttgctttttttaggacatatgcacatggaaaccataggtttggaatgaaataggccccggatgagccgtagcaagagtttccacatacagatcctggattttaccaagtgcgggctcatgtatgcggaaatcgtcaacgccgggtacatgcaaggttagacaaaccttacatcaaacTTGTACACATACGTTAGGGataaatgcaagttttcaagcgattctgacgctccggtgatctgtatcttgggaaaccctagggcggggaccccgcagatctacccctatagctttctccgtgtgagggtttaccaatggacttttttacttgctttggtttgtttaggacatatgtacatggaaaccataggttgggcatactttaccataaaataggctctgtttgagccgtggcgggagtttccacatacagatcctggattttaccaagtgctagcccatgtatacggaaatcgtcaacgccgggtacatgcaaggttagccaaaccttacatcacacttgtacatatatgttaggggcagatgcaagttttccaacaattctgacgctccggtgatctgtatcttgggaaaccctaggacgGGGACCCccccagatctacccctatagctttctccgtgcgagagtttaccaatgtaattttttacttgttttggtttatttaggGCATATGTACAtgtaaaccataggttgggcatactttaccataaaataggctccatttgagccgtggcgggagtttccacatgcagatcctggattttaccaagtgttagcccatgtatgcggaaatcgtcaacaacgggtacatccaaggttagccaaaccttacatcacacttgtacacatatgttatgggcatatgcaagttttccagcgattccaacgatccgatggtctgtatcttgaaaaaccctagggcggggaccccgcagatctacccctttagctttctccgtgtgagggtttaccaatggacttttttacttgctttggtttgtttaggacatatgtacatggaaaccataggttgggcatactttaccataaaataggctctgtttgagccgtggcgggagtttccacatacagatcctgcattttaccaagtgctagcccatgtatgaggaaatcgtcaacgccgggtacatgcaaggttagccaaaccttacatcacacttgtacatatatgttaggggcagatgcaagttttccaacaattctgacgctccgatgatctgtatcttgggaaaccctagggcggggaccccgcagatctacccctagggttagggttagagttagggttagcaatgtatgtggaaaccctagggttagggttagggttagagttagggttagggttagagctagggttagagttagggttagggaaaccgtagggcggggaccccgcacatctatccatatgtacatcgatagcaaatgttgggcctagtggctccggttgacccgtctgcgaagagcgtcactcatgggacctacatatgccatctaccaattcttaaaaaatagaaccatttttttacataattcatactagtaaataaataatacaaacataatataaagtaatataagagaggaaaaaataaaaaataaacccTACGGCGGGGACCATgcaaatctacccctagggttagggttagggttagcaatggaatTTTTTCCTTTTTGgaggacatatgtacatcgatagagGATGTTGAGCCTACTGGCTCCAGTCGACCCGTCTGCGAAGTGCGTCACTCGTGAGACCTAGCTACATATGGCATCTACCATTTTTCCCATTAAAAAAGAACCatttttacataactcatactactacataaataaatacaaacataatataaagtaaaggagagagaagaaaatagaaaaaaaactaagccgagggtggccgtcggcataggtagGTCATGCACTATGCCGAGGGGCACCCTCGGCGCCTCGCTGACGCCGTAACCGGGCCGTCACGCGCGGAGCAGATGTGCAGTAGACGCAGGCACTACGCCGACGGCCGTttgtacgccgagggtggccgtcggcgtatggtcACTACTAGGAAACATATTACCACCGGCGCACAGATTTTGCCTACCGCCGGCGCTTTCGggttcgccggcgatcacctcgccggtggtaatgagCTATCCCCGGCGTTTACCTATTCGCCAGCGGTGATATGAAATTATCCCTGGCGCTTTGCCCTACTCGCTGGCGGTAATAGGGTACCACCAGCACCTCCCTACTCGCCAGGGGTAATATTGCTTACCACTGGCAAATCACCAATCGCTGGTGGTAAATAAATCAGGGAACAAAAAAAAAGATACGTTAAAATTGAAATACTCTAACAAGCCGATCCGTACATTAAAAAATATAGAATACATTAGGACTGAAATACTATAACAAGTCGATCGCGATCATTTTATGAAAGAGTCAATGCAAACTCCAGCTATTAATACACACTATCAAACTCAGAGACTGCAATCAAACTCGTGTGCTCTTGCTCGCCCAACGCGTCGCCGGCCACCGGGATCCTGCTCACCTAGCTGGTCGCCGGCCTATGCTCCTGCTCTCCTGTGCACCTGCTCGCCACCGCCCACATGCTCCAATGTGCCAAACCCCATCATCATCAGCACCTCGCCAGCAGATCGCCGGGATCGAGCTCTTGAGGCCATGGTACTCCCAAGGCAACATTGCTGGTCAAAATTCAAGTATAATTAGGAACTTTGTAATTCAAGTACAATATACAGAGTATACGAAAATGAGTTTTCCATGCAAGGCAAAGACTAAGAATGAGTAATGCATACAAAAATTAGAGTTACAGATTATACTCACCCGTTTTAAAATAAGTTTCCCATATGATTAGATTATAACAACTGCAAGACTTGTATTTGATTGTTTCAAACAACAACTGCTGCTCCATCAAATCTGAATATGTGCTCTCATATGATTAGATTACCACTGAGCATACAGGCTTTAATTTTTACCTTTTTCAGTCAAAATAGTGTTGTGATGCCTGAGCATATAAAAGCAATGAACAATGACAATTCTTCTCTATCTCTTGTAATAAAAAAAACTGGTGGGTTGTTTAAAGTAGTACAAACAATCAGTATCTAACAGTCATAACACTATCCCACTGAGCATACAAAAATCAGTATCTAACAGTCATAACACTATCCCAAATACAAACAAATAAAGTAGTACAAACAATCTACGCAAAATGAAATTTCAAAACTGTCATACTACTACAAGCTAACAGCGTGTGCATAGAGCAAGCATAGCCAGGAATGTTTACAAGCCATCATCAAGCTGCATGTGCACCAAAAATTACATTAACATAACAATTAAGCAGCTATGCATGGAAAACCACTATTACACCTCCTATATGAAGCGCAGTACCGGAATTACACATTAAGCATGCATGGAAAACAACGGGGAGGTCTCGAAAGTTTTTGGATCATCAGAATAGAATGGATGGATGATGGACTCACCATGAGGGCGCACTTGCATAGGCTGAGCGCGGTGACAGAACGGCAGTGGTCGGCAAGCACAGGCACGCCTGCGGAGACGGCTCCATCGGCAGCAGGCGCGGGCGCGAGGTTGGATCTGATGAGTCGCGCAAGAACGACGGCGCCGTCTCCGGTGGTCTACGTGCAGCCGAGCGCCCGCGCCTCCCTTCTCCTGACGATCCGCATCTCCACCCCGACCCCGTCCCCGTCCTTGGCCGGCTTCAGATCGACGGAGACGACGTCGTGGGGAGGGGGCAGCACGACCATGAGCTGGGACTGGAGGCGCAGCGCGACCTGGTCCTCGCCGTCGCCGGTGGACCAGTGGAGGCGGGATCGTGCCGACATCAACCGAACGGCGAACGAACCAGCGCCAAGATCCGCCGCCCCGTTGACCAGATCCATCCAGCGCGAGCGCCTACGAGCGCGGCGGTGGCTGCTCGGGTACACTCGCTAGGTCGACGCAAGAGGAAAAGCCACCTTGGCGAAGTCGGTCGGAGCGACGCCGGGGAGGTAGAACCCGGCGGCGGGCTGGGCGGAGAGGAGCGCCGCGAGCGCCGCCGCGGCGAGGGCACACCGGAGTATCGCCGACGGTCGCATCTGCGCGCGCGGATCTGGGGTTGggtggatcggcggtggcgggggCGACGACCCGCGCGCTGGCTGCTgggaagggggagaagagaggggaTTAGGGGAAGCTTTGGGTGGGGCTGGATGGATCTTATTCTTACCGGGGGTTAGCCCCGGCGAAATCCAACTGCAGGCGCCGCGGAAATTTTCCAGCCCATGTGGCCCATATTTCTACATTTATCCCCGGCGAATTTCATTCGGAGGTGCCAGCGGTAAGGCCGTTTACCACCGGCACCCACAGGCTGCATTCGCCAGCGGTAATGCGAGGCCCAATGGTGGTCTCACAGCCCAACACATCGCCGGCACCTACGTGCTCGATTCGCCGGCGATAATATAAGTACCCCCGGCGCTTTCGATGcaaactcgccggcggtaaggtgAGGCGACCCTGGAAGaccttaccgccggcatctttaaatcatactcgccggcggtaagaaGTGCGGCTATAAGCTAATTCCTAGTAGTGGGTGCTCTACGCCGAGGGTACGACTACGCCGAGGGGCTCGTTGGGCCGCTGCCCTGGACcggacgtacgccgacggccccgacatttggccgtcggcgtacgccacggccgtcggcgcagcgcGCCATTCCCGTAgtgggatcacctcgccaatgcctacgtattgtagacttgggttttgggagagagcgacgatggagattccgggagagagattaggcacacgacgtacccagcttcgggtcccctcggtggaggatccatacgtgctgctagcaatctactatatgatcataagtatctttatagggtgccgccgtaggcggagctatgttgtctatctgtttGCCCCCTCAATCGGGtaccctggctggctttatatatgcaaccagtctAAGGTTTtagaagagtcctagtcgactacttcttcgggttgtcttgttgggccttctccatattgggccgagccaagccaggtataccaataatgggtacccgaagggtatacccatgtcactagggttagggtttggtctaGTACCTCATGCCATTGGAATGCCACACACCTCAATTCATGGGATTCACTCTATACTACTATAATATGTGTACAAGTACttagtttttgcatgaatttatGTCAAAAATCTGGGAGATACTTAGTTCTCATCATCAACCGGTCTACGGCCCAGTGCGCCGGCTCAAACACCGGTCGGTCCGGCGTGTCACCCGgcagaccggccgccagaccggctggtccggtctacagcccggtgctGCCAGTCGATGCGTCGACCCGCCCAGATTTTTGCACAATCTCGTCAAAACACTTGTATATACGTTATGCCCTTGGTCTCTTTATTCCTGATGACATATACACTTATCCCACTGCTATCCCCCTCTATTTGCTCATTCACAGGTGGCTCCAGTGATGATAGTCGTGCTGCTGTCAAGAgggttgtggatttgctcctgacaagattgtgaaggtttggaggctgcctcaaagtctaccacatgtGAAAGAGCTATTCCTTCCTGAGATAGGCTCAGGAGAAGaatgtgagccttcgtggcgccggggaatccttcatgggacccccacctctccaaacgtgacgtaccttcttgcaaggaaggaaacacgggaataaaccttcgtctccgcgtgctatctctaaccgaactctttacttgtgatatatctgcctgtgagagccttcgtgttcaagttacttgtatcatcatatagggtgtctcacttagtttcattaggcccacctttatattccgcaaagcctaacattgtaaagaaagaattaaaacttgtagaaacctattcacccccttctAGATTTACCATCTCTAAACTTTCAAACCGTTTGCCCGATTTTTTTTTGGACATGTACGAGATAAACGACATTAGTAAGGTTATCCTTCCGGCATGGTCTGGGTGGGTTTATGGATGCCATTGTTTATCTCTAGTACTCTTAGTCTAATTTGTATTCTTGTCCATACTCGAACATATTCGGCTTTATGTATGATTCAGATCTTTGTATTATATATTTGTTTTCTAGACTCGTTCGAGTCATTGTTGTCATATATATTCTTTTGAGGGTTTCATCGTGAATTGGTTGTAATGTAAGTACTTATGATTGGTTCCACCGGCATCTCGTGTATGTTTCGATAGAGTGCGGAGTTTAGCGAGATCGTTAGAATCCTCAAGGTACCGGTCTCTTGGGGGCAAGGTGGATTCTTTGGCCGATGACGTTGGTCCGGAGGTGGTGGATTTGTCGATATTCCTAGACTTCGTCGATGGGATGCAACTGATCTTGGTTCGAGTTAGCACAGGGACATCCCCATCCGACGTGCCACAAAGACATGTGCCTCGCTGCTTGTAGCAGGTCTGTTTGTTGACTCACAAAGCCTTGTTTCGATGATGCTTTTTTGAAGGCTTAACGTTTCTTCCAACGTGCGTCTAGACAATGTTGGAGTTTGGTTAGGCCGACAGCTTCGACGAGTGCTGAAAATAGTAGAGATAGTTTTCTGCAAAGTTCCCAAGATACTTGTTTATTTTCTATTAGTAATAAAATAGGAGGTTCCTCAAAAAATCACCCGACCCTAAGCCGACGAATGGTTGGCAGGAAACCTCACGAAaatgcttttttttttttagtttgatGAGTAATTTAGCAGCAGAAATTATAACATACTCCGTACGTTCTTTTCCACTGACCGAAGGGCCCAAAACTGTTTTGTCTCACCGTCAGTGAAAATCCAGTACGCAGTTCATCGCCCCAGCCCCCAGCCTCCAGCACTCAGCCCACCATGGCTCCTCCTTGAACCCTAAACCCTTCGCCGAATCCTTTCCCCTCCCCGTCCTGGCGCTCTCCCCGCCGCGAGATTCTCCCCCATTCCATTCGGCGCTATTCCGGCCCGGAGCGGCGATTCCTCCCCAGATCTCGCGGCAGCCGCGGCCATCGCCGTACGTGCGGCCGGCGTATGCACGGGGCTTCgcggcgccgccgccacgccctcgcctacgGCGTCGGCCTCACCACCGCCACGTTCACCTGCCGATACCTCGCCACCTTGACCACTGTGAGTACACCCCTCTCTCCCTAACCCTAACAAATGGTCTTTTTTTGTATGGAGCAGATCAGGATTGGCGGCCGTGCAGGTCGATGTTTGAACGCACTGCAACTGTTATTTAATAGGAACCATCCGTGTTCTCAAagaacaatttttttttgaaaaaataaaTATAAAATGTATTCCATACATTGATTTATTAGTGCGTCTACATTGATTAAAAAAATTGTTCCGAAGGGCCTTAGGCCTTAAGCCAAACTACTATTCTGATACATTGGAGAATTAAATTTTTTGTTTCACGTGGATTCAAAAATATGTGTTTTACTAATATGTTCATCCCGTGCTAAAGAAATATAGATGATATCTCAATTCTCAATCGAGAGAGTCTTTCAGTTGATTCTGCAAATTTGTTTGTATACATGAATAAAAAGATCAACATTTTATAATAAGGAGTTCATCACCTGCAAATATAGCATTTGTTTCTACAATAACAATGTGATATATCGTGCACGAGTCTTAATGTCAGATCTGGTACCAGGAAATTATTCTCCTTGACTGGAAGTGTATCTTACATCTTGTTTCTTCAGTTTCCTTATATGTCTGTCTAAATAAACAAATCCAAACTCATGCAGATCAAGAAGAACCGGCGGTTGACTCGTTCCAGAGAGAAGAAACTCAAAATCACACCGAGGAAATACAGGGTAAGTAACATGGTAACAGTTGACTGGGGTGGATGGCAGTAACATGATATTCTGAATCAACTCATTTCGTGTCTTACTGTTCAGATTAACCGTGAGAAAAAGGGCAGTGCTCAGCTGCTAAAAGGAAGAATGGAAAATCCAGGTGGCCTCAGTCCTCCACTCCATCCTGCCACCCCTGCCACCATGGATTCTGCAGACTGGTCTTCCCTCCCGGCCGACCTCATCAACTGCATAGCTGACTGCTTCCTGGCCACCAGTGATCTCGATTACTATATGGACTTCCGTGCTGTCTGCAAAAGCTGGCGCTCCGCCACCGATGACCCCAAGATAACCTCAGACCATCGATTCCGCCCCTGCCACTGGGTCATCATCGACAAGGTTTACGAGACCAAGACATACCTCTTGGTGAACACCGCCACTGGCCGCTTCCTCCGCAAAGAACTCCCACTGCTCCGCGGCTATTACATTGCCGTTCCCACCCGGGATGGTCTCCTCATTCTGGTTGACAACAAGTCCTATAACACTGTGAGTGTCCTCAATCCTTTCACAGGATACATGGTTCGGTTCATTGCGCCTATGCCTGACGAGTTTGTGAAGTCTGCTACTCTGGTCTCCGGTTCTTCGCCTACGCTTCTCTTGCTATGCAACAAAGTGGTGGATGCTCCTGATGGCTCGTTGCGTGATGCACCCCGTACAGTGTACATTGCTGATCCTAGCGGCGAAAGTCTTGCCATGTACGAGGACAGGGATGCTTGCCCTTTGATCAGGCTGTCTGTCAGAGGTATCTGCACTAATGGTGAGTTAGGATCGGGGTCACCGTTTCCACTTGCTGTGGCAAAAGGTATGTTTGATCTGATGAAGTATTTCAATGCCGATCCAACTGAGATGTCTGATGATGAAGATTCCGTGATATCTGAAGACGAAGCTATACGGAATTTCTTTATAGGATATGACAACCGTTGTTATCTGCTGGAATCTGCTGGAGAAATATTGATCATCATCAAGCTAAAAGATGGCATGGAGATTTACAAGATGGACACTGACAGATATATACTCGAGCGTGTGGAGAACATTGGCAACCGTGCCATCTTCTTAGGTGGGTACTGTAGGTGCATGTCTGTTAATGCTGATAAGTTCCCATCAGTCGACGCCAACTGCATCTATTACACAAAAGGCCTAGATTTCAACCATGGCATCCACATTTACAGTCTACGGTCCAGGAGAGAAGCAAAAATCTCTAAAGTCATAGGTGATGGTTCTCGTCCCTACACGATTATTCAACTCCTCTCTAGTAGCATAAATGATAACTAGGCTTCCATTGCTGATAATGGGTGTCGTTTCTTAGCTTGATGTAATGACTACGCAATGGTGGTAATGTATTTACGCTGAGACTTCCCCCTTGCTCTGTGAAGCTGTCCACTTTCGGGCACAAGTTTGATCTGAGCATAATAGCACTTATGTTATCTTCAGTTTGTGTGTGCAGAGGTACCGAGATGGTGATGACTTTTTTCTAATATATATTTTCTCAAGTGGAGATAAGGTCAGGCAATCTTGTTTTTGGTCTCGGTTAATAGAGATCCAATGTATGTTTATGTTTTTATTTGCGTTTTAAAACTAAAGTTGGAGATCTACTTGTTTCTAGGAAGATACTAGTTAGGGAATAAACTGTTGTGAACAATTCTCCCAGTTCTATATGGCATCAGAACTGGCTGGCTTAGTAAGTTGCAGCCCAATTTCGAGCCACAGGTGAGGGGCGTTAAATATAAATGTATTGTCTAGTCTCTTATATCAGATCGGTCGTTTGGTTGCATTGGCTAGAGCGCATGCAGTTCTACAAGTTAGCCGCAAATCATGTTGCTTGCTATAAGCCCAAATTTGGAGCTCAACCAGTCATTCAAAGTTATTTGATGATCAAATTCAATGGAAAAACAGCACCAATTCAGAACATCTGTGAAACCATCTAAAAAAACATATGTGAaacacaaaacttcacacaatgaaAACGAGACAGACCCGCTCTACATCTTAGTTCTGCCTCTACATGCATCATCAATCATGACGACAGAAAGAATTGAAGTTGCAATGACAGTCCTACTATATGTATGTGAGGTAGATTCATGCAGCAAACACTATCTCGCCCACAAGCACCATATTTGAGCTAGATTATGCCTCGGCGGGCTGCAATTACTACTCAGGCAACCTTGTTCAAATAATTAAAATTAATTCATGGCCACATTCATAGAAACTTATAAACTTGTGCATCGGCGAACTTAGACTAATATGAAGCAGAACCAAAATTAAGCTTCTCATTGTACATCACAAAGGATTCTACTTTTAGTTATGGAGTGAATGTATGTTAGGCGAGTAATTTCTTTGTTGTGCTTTTTTATGTCACCGTCATATCTAGGTGCATATACCTTTGAAAATAATGAAGTAATTACATGGAAGTGTTTTCTCGAATTCTATTATGATGCGCGTTGTGGTTAAATGCCTTATGCATTTTTTCTTTCTACAAATCTCAGACAACTTTACATAGTGCCACTTTGATTATAAATTCTTTTGTTCCTGATAAATTCACTTGGAACTTCCAAGGAGATGCGACATATGTTAGTTTTAGATCTACTATCAGAATTAAGAAGAAACATTGAAAAAAAGACAATACTCCCTCTGTCTCACGAAAGTTATctaagatttgtctaaattcgaaTGTATCTACATACTAAATAGCATCTCGATATATATTCAAATTTTGATAAACTTCAGAAAAGTTTCATGGAACGCAGGGAGTAGATGAAAATGCAAGCATATCTGTGGCATCGATCATGCTATGCTAGACAGTTATGCAGGATGCCTCGCGAAGCCCGCTTATTCATCTACTCCCTCGGTCTACAATAGGATGTATCAAGGGAAAAGTGTGAGAGTGCAGGTGCGCTCTGC
Coding sequences within it:
- the LOC127345864 gene encoding uncharacterized protein isoform X1 yields the protein MHGASRRRRHALAYGVGLTTATFTCRYLATLTTIKKNRRLTRSREKKLKITPRKYRINREKKGSAQLLKGRMENPGGLSPPLHPATPATMDSADWSSLPADLINCIADCFLATSDLDYYMDFRAVCKSWRSATDDPKITSDHRFRPCHWVIIDKVYETKTYLLVNTATGRFLRKELPLLRGYYIAVPTRDGLLILVDNKSYNTVSVLNPFTGYMVRFIAPMPDEFVKSATLVSGSSPTLLLLCNKVVDAPDGSLRDAPRTVYIADPSGESLAMYEDRDACPLIRLSVRGICTNGELGSGSPFPLAVAKGMFDLMKYFNADPTEMSDDEDSVISEDEAIRNFFIGYDNRCYLLESAGEILIIIKLKDGMEIYKMDTDRYILERVENIGNRAIFLGGYCRCMSVNADKFPSVDANCIYYTKGLDFNHGIHIYSLRSRREAKISKVIGDGSRPYTIIQLLSSSINDN
- the LOC127345864 gene encoding uncharacterized protein isoform X2, with the translated sequence MHGASRRRRHALAYGVGLTTATFTCRYLATLTTIKKNRRLTRSREKKLKITPRKYRINREKKGSAQLLKGRMENPGGLSPPLHPATPATMDSADWSSLPADLINCIADCFLATSDLDYYMDFRAVCKSWRSATDDPKITSDHRFRPCHWVIIDKVYETKTYLLVNTATGRFLRKELPLLRGYYIAVPTRDGLLILVDNKSYNTSATLVSGSSPTLLLLCNKVVDAPDGSLRDAPRTVYIADPSGESLAMYEDRDACPLIRLSVRGICTNGELGSGSPFPLAVAKGMFDLMKYFNADPTEMSDDEDSVISEDEAIRNFFIGYDNRCYLLESAGEILIIIKLKDGMEIYKMDTDRYILERVENIGNRAIFLGGYCRCMSVNADKFPSVDANCIYYTKGLDFNHGIHIYSLRSRREAKISKVIGDGSRPYTIIQLLSSSINDN
- the LOC127345864 gene encoding uncharacterized protein isoform X3 — its product is MHGASRRRRHALAYGVGLTTATFTCRYLATLTTIKKNRRLTRSREKKLKITPRKYRINREKKGSAQLLKGRMENPGGLSPPLHPATPATMDSADWSSLPADLINCIADCFLATSDLDYYMDFRAVCKSWRSATDDPKITSDHRFRPCHWVIIDKVYETKTYLLVNTATGRFLRKELPLLRGYYIAVPTRDGLLILVDNKSYNTVSVLNPFTGYMVRFIAPMPDEFVKSATLVSGSSPTLLLLCNKVVDAPDGSLRDAPRTVYIADPSGESLAMYEDRDACPLIRLSVRGICTNGELGSGSPFPLAVAKGYDNRCYLLESAGEILIIIKLKDGMEIYKMDTDRYILERVENIGNRAIFLGGYCRCMSVNADKFPSVDANCIYYTKGLDFNHGIHIYSLRSRREAKISKVIGDGSRPYTIIQLLSSSINDN